A DNA window from Staphylococcus warneri contains the following coding sequences:
- a CDS encoding zinc ribbon domain-containing protein, translating into MVEHQGCVKCGHTEVEEGTLSATGSGLSKVFDLQHNNFITITCKNCGYTEFYKDDKNRKSDIIDLFFGG; encoded by the coding sequence ATGGTTGAACATCAAGGGTGTGTTAAATGCGGACATACTGAAGTCGAAGAGGGCACACTTTCTGCAACTGGTTCAGGGCTCTCAAAAGTTTTTGATTTACAACATAATAATTTTATAACCATTACTTGTAAAAATTGTGGTTATACGGAATTTTATAAAGATGATAAGAATAGAAAATCAGATATCATTGATCTCTTTTTCGGTGGCTAA